Part of the Labilibaculum antarcticum genome, ATCATCTTTTTTGCTGTTGGAATATATGGTGGTTTTATCCATATCGGAGTTGGCATTTTCCTGATAGGCATTTTAGTTCTTCAAATGGGTTACGATTTAGTAAGGGCAAATGCCTTAAAAGTATTTATAGTACTATTATACAGCCCATTTGCATTGATCATTTTCATGATGAATGATCAAATACATTATGGAATTGGAGCAATTGCTGCAATAGGTAACGTATTGGGTGGATATGTTGCCTCCCGTTTTGCGCTAAATTGGGGGTCTAATTTTATTAGATGGATACTAATGCTTATAATTATTCTTTTTTGTATTCGAGCCTTAAACCTCTTTCACTTCTAAATAAAGCGCGTTGACACCAATATCGAAACCATTGGTCAAGTACCCATATTTGTATTAATTTTTCATAAATCAATACTGCTAAAAAACCTTTCCGAAATTAGATAAAAAGAGTAGTTTTGTGCACTAATTTTAACGACTAAGACGTGAAACAAGAAGCCTACAATAATATAGAAACATGGTTTAATAATTATATTGCCGGGTTTGAAATTGAGATCGAAGAAATTAAGCTCAATATTAATTTAAAACGAAACCATACGTTTCGTGTGGTCGAATTAATTAAAGAACTTAGCCAAGAAACAGATATGGATGAGAAGGATGTAAGCTTGGCTCAGATATCTGCTTTATTGCATGATTTAGGAAGATTTGAGCAATTGGCTAATTATGGTACATTTTCCGATACTGAAGAAATTAATCACATTCAGCTTGGGATCTCGACCATTACCGAAAACAATATCTTATCTGAACTCACAGAGGAAGAATCAAATATTGTAATTGAAAGCATTAAATACCATAATGAATTACAACTACCCAAAACGATAGACTCCCAACTATTGCCTTTTATCAAGATACTAAGGGATGCAGACAAAATTGATATTCTTTATATTGTTGCAGATTATTATTCAAACAATAAACAAGGAAACAACAAAAGGCTGGAAATGGATTTATCCGACAAACCGGAAATTTCAAAGAAAGTATACCAAAGCATTATTGGTGAAAAGCTTGTAAACTTTAAGGATGTTCTTACGATTAACGATCTAAAGCTTTATCAAATGTCTCTTATATTTAATCTTAACTTTAAAAAGAGCTATAAAATCATCAGTGAAAAAACGTATTTAAAACAAATATTCGAAACCTTACCAAAAAAAGATCTTGTAATTGATATGTACAGGCAAATGAAAATACACCTTGAAAATCAACTATAAAATCAACTACATTAAAGCTTATGTAGAATGATTAAAAATAATAATCTTAGATTCGACGATTTAAATCGAATAATGTATATATTTACAAAAGATTATTATTAAAAGACCATAAACAATGAGAGATATCGTTTGTAACTGTCAGATGGTAGACAGAAAAACCATAGATAAGGCTATTCACGAAAAAAGCGCCACCACAATTGAAGAAATCAGAAGATACACCGGAGCTAATACTGGTTGTGGTAAATGTATTGGCTATATAAACAGCATATTAGATACTGAAGTTCCTAAAATTGCAGTGAAAGTAGAGAATTCACCACCAAGTAAATTTAAACTTTGGTAAAACCATATAGCTTCGGAAATACCGAAGCTTTTTTTGATTCAAAATTCATTCTACAATACCTTTCGAACTACATCGATAATAGTTCCATCAACCCATTTTATAGCAGCTACAATCTCATCTGATAAAACCAGCTCATCCATAACACCACAAATAGCTTCCGCTTCTTTCTTCAATTCTTCAATTGATTTAATGGGCAAACAACTTCCTTTCAATTTTTCCAACAGATCTTTTCGTAAGGGGTTGATAGCAATTCCTCTTTCGGTAACGATAACATCTATCAATTCACCAGGACCACATATTGTTGTCACCTCATCTCTTACAACTGGTATTCTATTTCGAAATAATGGTATTGGTAGAATTACTGTTTTGCTAAACAAACAATTTTGCCACCCTCCGATTCCATGCAATAAATAACCATCTGAATGAGTCACTACGTTTGCATTAAAATTAACATCAACCTCAGTAGCCCCTAGAATTGCAACATCCACCATTCCTGCAAAATTCCCTTTACTATGATAGTTATAACTGGTAAAAGGACTAGTCCATACATGATTTGCATTTTCCCGCATCGATCGCACTCCTTCCAGATCGAAAGTTTGACCATCTAAAATGTATTCCACAAGTCCCTCTTCGAGCATTTGCACGAGATATTTATTACTCCCCCCCCTTGCAAATCGAGCTTTTATGCCTTTTTCTTTCATTATTTTGCCAAAAAATTCACTAATAGCAAGTGAAGTACCTCCTGCTCCTGCCTGAAATGAAAAGCCATCTTTAATAATACCTGCTTCTTCGCAAAATTTTGCTGTTAATTCGGCTATAAATAAACGATCCGGACTCTTGGTGATTTGTGTCGTTCCTGAAACAATTTCTTCGGGAATTCCAATCTGATCCATTTCAACCGTAAAATCAACAAAATTCCCCTGAATTTGCCATGGGACACAAGGAAAGGCAATCATATTATCTGTAGCCACAATAACCTTATCGGCAAATTGTGAATCTGCTAAAGCAAATCCGAGTAGACCTGATGCAGAATTTCCTGCAAGACCATTGGCATTTCCGAAAGAATCTGCGCAGGCCGCTCCAATAACCGCGATATCAATATGAACTTCTCCATCCTGAATAGCCTGATACCTGCCTCCGTGAGAACGCAGAATAGCAATACCTTTCATTTTCCCTTCTGAACAAAACTTTCCCAAAGGACCATTCATACTTCCCTCTATGCGAGAAATCGTACCATCTTCAAGGTAGGGAATAAGATGTTCGTGACATGGAAATGAAGCCGATGGGAACCAAATTAAATCCTTCACCCCCAACTCATGAGCGATATCAAATATCTTATTTGCCAATAAATCTCCATTTCGAAAATGATGATGGGTAGAAATCCTCATGCCATTAGCCAAACCAGCCTTTACCAAAGCATCTTTTAAATCCTTACCCTTTTTGTTACCATCGGCTGGATAATTTGCATTGGTCGGGATTTTAGAGTTGTATTTTCGATTTTTAGGAACAAACATCCCAATTCCCATAAAAGGGATTGCCTCTTCCCCATTAATTTGAGTTGGAACCATTCGTCCAACTGCATTTTTAATTAATTTAACCGACATAATCACTCCTCCAATCTTTAGGTAGTATTCCAAGATTAATTGCCAACTCCAAAACTTTTAATTGTCGTTTCACCACCGGAGGATCCACCATTTTGGTTCCAACTGAAACCACAGATAACCCCATACTTTCAGCTTCATAAAAAGCATTCACTATTTTCTTTGCTCTTTCTATCTCATCACAATTTGGGGCGAAATTCTCATGTATTACCGATATTTGTCGAGGATGTATGCAACCCATCCCCTGGAACCCTAATGATTTTGATCGTTTTACATTTTCGGCCAATGCCTGCATATCTCCAACATCAGAAAAAACAGAATCTATTGCTTGTATTTTTGCAGCATGACAAGCATTCACAACCCGCATTCTTCCATATAGTGATTCGGCGCCACTATTAGTTCGCTGAACTCCTAAATCAGCTGTGTAATCCTCCAAACCAATTGCCATAGCAACAATATTACGCGAAGCTGATGCAATTTCATAAGCATTTTCAACACCAAGCGCAGTCTCTATAATTGGCATTAAAAAGATATCCCGTATGAGATTTACTTTTTGTTTAATTTTAGCAATTTCTTCTTCAACTCTATCAATCTCTGCACGGGATTCACATTTGGGTATTAAAATAAGATGAACATTATGAGGAACAATAAAAGTCAAATCTTCAAGACCGAATTGCCCTTGATTAATTCGAACCATCCTTTCAGCACCGTAAAAGTTTTGAGAACGTAATGCGTTACGCACAATATATCGCGCCTCATTTTTTTTGGAAACAGCTACAGCGTCTTCCAAATCGAGAATAATACCATTGGGTTTATGAATACCTGCATTAAGCATCATGTAAGGCGTGTTTCCAGGAAGATACAGTCTGGAAAATCTAAATTGATCCTTATTGGATTTATATAAATTATCAGGAAGAAAATCAAAGAGAAAATCTTTATTAGAACTAACAACCTGCTTTATGGCCGACTCGAGTCGTGCGGCTATGACATAGGGTAAGGCACCACTATCATTAATTACGACCAATGCATTCTCTACAGAGAAAAAACTTAAGATTGATCTACATAAGGCTTCAATTGACTTCCCATAGAAAACTTTCACCTTTGATTCCAATTTGAAAATAATCCCTTCGGATTGCTTTAACTCAATGCTAACAAAACAGTCTCCTTTACCATTAGCATCAAAATTTCCTGCCGTACCAATTTGTCCTCCAAGTTCCATATTTAATGAGATTTAGATTGCCAAAATATCAAACAAAAAAAAAGGAGAAGTAAGAACCCAAATAATCAGTTCCTACCGCTCCCTTTCATTCCCATTTTACATCTGATTAATTAATGTATCTAAATATACCATTTTAGATGAAATAAAAAAATGACTATACTCAAGTTTATAACTAAAAAAAGGGTTGCCGCAAACGACAACCCTTTAAAAATATCTAAAATGATGACTTTCTACATCAAGAAACTCAATAAAATACCAGCTGCTACTGCTGATCCAATAACTCCTGAAACATTCGGTGCCATGGCGTGCATTAACAAGTGATTTGTAGGATCGTTTTGTAATCCCATTGTTTGAACAACACGAGCACTATCCGGCACTGCCGACACTCCTGCTGCACCAATCATTGGGTTAATAGGACGATCTTTTGGTGAAAGCCAATTCATTATTTTAGCAAAAATAACTCCTCCGGCAGTCGCTACAATAAATGAAGCTGCACCCAATCCAAAAATTAAGATCGAATCTTTGGTTAAGAAAACATCTGCCTGAGTAGATGCTCCAACTGTAACACCTAATAAAATCGTAATGGTGTTAATCAATGCATTACTTGCAGTATCAGCCAAACGATTTGTTACTGTTGATTCTTTTAATAAGTTACCAAAGAATAACATACCCAAAAGAGGTAAAGCTGTTGGAGAAATAAATGCAGTTAATAACAATCCAATAATAGGGAATATTATTTTTTCAAGACGAGTTACCGAACGTGGTGGCTTCATCTTAATTTTTCTCTCTTTTTTAGTGGTCAATAAGTTTATAATTGGCGGCTGAATCACCGGAACCAAAGCCATATAAGAATAGGCTGCAATTGCGATAGGTCCAATTAAGTTTTTAACCGTTTCTCCATTAGCCATCACATTCATTCCATTTGCCAGTTTCGA contains:
- a CDS encoding HD domain-containing protein; protein product: MKQEAYNNIETWFNNYIAGFEIEIEEIKLNINLKRNHTFRVVELIKELSQETDMDEKDVSLAQISALLHDLGRFEQLANYGTFSDTEEINHIQLGISTITENNILSELTEEESNIVIESIKYHNELQLPKTIDSQLLPFIKILRDADKIDILYIVADYYSNNKQGNNKRLEMDLSDKPEISKKVYQSIIGEKLVNFKDVLTINDLKLYQMSLIFNLNFKKSYKIISEKTYLKQIFETLPKKDLVIDMYRQMKIHLENQL
- a CDS encoding (2Fe-2S)-binding protein, encoding MRDIVCNCQMVDRKTIDKAIHEKSATTIEEIRRYTGANTGCGKCIGYINSILDTEVPKIAVKVENSPPSKFKLW
- a CDS encoding citrate lyase subunit alpha; its protein translation is MEYYLKIGGVIMSVKLIKNAVGRMVPTQINGEEAIPFMGIGMFVPKNRKYNSKIPTNANYPADGNKKGKDLKDALVKAGLANGMRISTHHHFRNGDLLANKIFDIAHELGVKDLIWFPSASFPCHEHLIPYLEDGTISRIEGSMNGPLGKFCSEGKMKGIAILRSHGGRYQAIQDGEVHIDIAVIGAACADSFGNANGLAGNSASGLLGFALADSQFADKVIVATDNMIAFPCVPWQIQGNFVDFTVEMDQIGIPEEIVSGTTQITKSPDRLFIAELTAKFCEEAGIIKDGFSFQAGAGGTSLAISEFFGKIMKEKGIKARFARGGSNKYLVQMLEEGLVEYILDGQTFDLEGVRSMRENANHVWTSPFTSYNYHSKGNFAGMVDVAILGATEVDVNFNANVVTHSDGYLLHGIGGWQNCLFSKTVILPIPLFRNRIPVVRDEVTTICGPGELIDVIVTERGIAINPLRKDLLEKLKGSCLPIKSIEELKKEAEAICGVMDELVLSDEIVAAIKWVDGTIIDVVRKVL
- a CDS encoding aldolase/citrate lyase family protein — encoded protein: MELGGQIGTAGNFDANGKGDCFVSIELKQSEGIIFKLESKVKVFYGKSIEALCRSILSFFSVENALVVINDSGALPYVIAARLESAIKQVVSSNKDFLFDFLPDNLYKSNKDQFRFSRLYLPGNTPYMMLNAGIHKPNGIILDLEDAVAVSKKNEARYIVRNALRSQNFYGAERMVRINQGQFGLEDLTFIVPHNVHLILIPKCESRAEIDRVEEEIAKIKQKVNLIRDIFLMPIIETALGVENAYEIASASRNIVAMAIGLEDYTADLGVQRTNSGAESLYGRMRVVNACHAAKIQAIDSVFSDVGDMQALAENVKRSKSLGFQGMGCIHPRQISVIHENFAPNCDEIERAKKIVNAFYEAESMGLSVVSVGTKMVDPPVVKRQLKVLELAINLGILPKDWRSDYVG